One Electrophorus electricus isolate fEleEle1 chromosome 10, fEleEle1.pri, whole genome shotgun sequence genomic region harbors:
- the tent5aa gene encoding terminal nucleotidyltransferase 5A: MAEVQQTLQSLSLLRTLPVAMAEDDNVIASVPESDVPSSSFSVLSWEQVQRLDIILTETIPIHGRGNFPTLEVKPRQIVKAVSSRMEESKIRVRDVRLNGSAASHVLHEDSGLGYKDLDLIFCADLKGETEFQIVKDIVLDCLLDFLPQGVNKEKITPLTLKEAYVQKMVKVCNDSDRWSLISLSNNRGKNVELKFVDSLRRQFEFSVDSFQIKLDSLLLFYECSENPMANAFHPTIIGESMYGDFSVALEHLRNKVICTRNPEEIRGGGLLKYCHLLVRGFRAASESEMKSLQRYMCSRFFIDFSDINEQQRKLESYLQNHFVGLEDRKYDYLMTLHGVVNESTVCLMGHERRQTLGLIAMLAVRVLAEQNVIPNVANVTCYYQPAPYVTDGNFSNYYIAQVQPVFACQQHTYSTWLPCN, encoded by the exons ATGGCTGAAGTGCAGCAAACTTTGCAAAGTTTATCCCTTCTGCGCACTTTACCTGTCGCGATGGCGGAGGACGACAATGTCATCGCAAGTGTTCCCGAAAGTGATGTTCCAAGTAGCAGTTTTAGCGTTCTTAGCTGGGAGCAAGTGCAGCGGTTGGACATTATACTGACAGAGACCATTCCTATCCATGGTAGGGGCAACTTCCCCACGTTGGAGGTGAAACCTCGACAAATTGTAAAAGCTGTGAGCAGTCGCATGGAGGAGAGTAAGATACGCGTCCGAGACGTGCGTCTGAACGGGTCTGCTGCGAGCCACGTTCTTCACGAAGATAGTGGACTTGGGTATAAGGACCTTGATCTCATATTTTGTGCTGACCTAAAAGGCGAGACGGAATTTCAGATAGTTAAAGACATAGTTTTGGACTGTCTCCTGGACTTTCTTCCCCAGGGAGTAAATAAGGAGAAAATCACACCGTTAACCTTAAag GAAGCCTATGTTCAGAAGATGGTAAAAGTTTGCAATGACTCAGACCGCTGGAGCCTCATCTCCCTCTCCAACAACAGAGGCAAGAATGTGGAGCTCAAGTTTGTAGACTCGTTGCGGCGACAGTTCGAGTTCAGCGTGGACTCCTTCCAGATCAAACTggactctctcctcctcttttatGAATGCTCAGAGAACCCCATGGCCAATGCCTTTCACCCCACCATCATTGGCGAGAGCATGTATGGAGATTTCAGCGTGGCTCTGGAGCACCTGCGTAACAAGGTGATCTGCACAAGAAACCCAGAGGAGATCCGGGGTGGGGGTCTGCTGAaatactgccacctgctggtgagGGGCTTCCGTGCTGCCTCTGAGTCTGAGATGAAGTCCCTGCAGCGCTACATGTGCTCACGCTTTTTTATTGACTTCTCAGACATAAACGAGCAGCAGAGGAAGCTGGAGTCCTACCTCCAGAACCACTTTGTGGGGCTGGAGGACCGCAAGTACGACTATCTGATGACTCTGCATGGGGTGGTGAACGAAAGTACGGTATGCCTGATGGGACATGAGAGGCGACAGACGTTAGGGCTCATCGCCATGCTGGCTGTGCGGGTGCTGGCGGAGCAGAATGTCATACCAAATGTGGCAAATGTCACCTGCTACTACCAGCCTGCCCCTTATGTAACAGATGGCAACTTCAGTAATTACTATATTGCTCAGGTGCAGCCAGTGTTTGCCTGCCAGCAGCATACCTACTCAACCTGGTTACCTTGTAACTGA